The genomic segment GGCGCTGAGGAGGCAGAAGTATTGAAATTATGAAAACACTCTATGCTGTCATTCTTTATAATTCAtgtatgtattgttttatataaTCTATGTAAAATCTGCTGATCATGACAAAatgtgttgttaaaagaaatgagACATCAAAGTGGACAAACTTGCTTGTTAAGTAGAACTCAATCACGGCAATGTATGGCCATATCAACAATGCTCgtctcatacacacacgcacacgcacgcacgcatgcacgcgcacaTAGTCAGTAATGATGCTGGCTCACCATCTGGCCTCAACAGGCGCAtcaacaaaatgtttaattttgaccACAAATACCTTGATATACTTTTCATAAATAACAACATACAAAAGAATGCAGTTGCATATTAGAAGATATTGGGTCTTTTACCCAATTAAAATGCCTCATGATGCTCCCTTACCTGTTTGTTTAATGACGTAAAGGTAAAAAAGACGGCTGTTAAAGATAACAAATTAAGAACAAAACCGAAACCGAATGTGCCATCTGTTGGAAAAGAATCATTTGAACATACATATGTTATAAtagtgtgatttttattttatttttgctgctaAATGGTTTCGCAAGTCATACAAAAGAAACACATATTGTTAGGCCAATTAGGGATCAATGCTTTGACAGCTATAACGCAGCTGCTTTTACAACGGCGCTGAAAAGTAAACAATGTCCATTGGTGGCTACGCCAGCAAACAGCAGCATGTAGTCTGAGATGCCGGGCGCTGGCTCCTGCATCAGTACAGCGACCACACCTCACCGACACCAAACACATTAATAGAACCCTTATCAAGCACGGGAAGTGGACCAAGCACGTCTTTATTTACATCAGTCGGCAGCGAGTTATGGCTCTCGTAAACCCACGAGCTTATATTGTCCATATTCACATGCAGCATGGGAAGCAGTAATATACTATATTCGTTTGAGGTCTTCTTCTTTCACTGCTTCCATTAGCAAATAcgtgatatactgtattatacaaCAACACGTCAACAAATCTGCTTCAGAATAAATAAACACTGATGAAATTTTACCTCTTTAAAATTATCCAGTGTGTTATGAGGTGAAATAAATGCATCAGAATAGATATTTAAAACTagataatgtaaaatatgcactTAACTCTGATGCACCGCATTGGTTTTGGACAAATAAGGATGAATATATGACCATAGTGTTTTTAACAATTTGGCTAGTCCCACAATGGTAATGTCACATTTCTTATCATTTACATCAAATACATTTAGGTTACATCACTCCTCCAGCACAAGTTAATACCATAACAAAATCATAAAGGAGGGAAAATATGTGTAATTTCattaatattgtatataattcaCATTGTACATCCCAATTATGTATACAGTGTGTAAAAAGCAAAAGATTTAGGGCATATTGGTTTGCACATGATTaacaactctcactggagatCCAAACAAATAAGTAATCAAGTAAAAGAACAAGAGTGACGTTTTTGGGGGGTATCGGGAAGGAGCTTCTCAGCACTGCCTCTCCATGTAAACTCAATGCATCCAAAAGAAGTACTACCTGGAGCCGGCACTTCCCCGCTCTCCAGACCACGCCCTTCACTTTTTGTTCTTCAGCTGATTGGCCAGCCAGTCCAGGCCCTCATAGAGGCCGTCGCCGCTGGTGGCGCAGGTGGCCTGAATGTACCAGTTGCGGTGGCGCAGGGAGTGCAaacccagcttgtctgtgatcTCCGCTGCATTCATGGCGTTGGGAAGGTCCTGGAAATacgaaaaaattaaaataaatcgcAACAGGACGTCAGCCATTTCATTCTGTGATGTAATGGGCAATCGGGTGCAGACGAAGAGACATGCAAAGTGTGTACCTGCTTGTTTGCGAAGACAAGAAGAACAGCATCCCGCAGCTCGTCCTCAGCCAGCATCCTCATGAGTTCCTCTCGAGCTTCATTCACACGCTCACGGTCGTTGCTGTCCACCACAAAGATTAAGCCTGCAGAGAGAGGACAGGAGCGCAATCTCATTAAAGCAACACTAAGGAACAGTGTAATGTTGAACATGATGCATTCCAAGATGCTGGTTGACCTCTGATTTGTTCAAATTTCTGTGGTCGTCAGAAAACCTTTATCAAATGAACGGGAACTTTGGAAAGTAACAAGCATTTCCAACCACTGTTAAtgggtaaaaacaataaatgcttGTTGTCTTGTGTCAACAAATATTAccgaaaaaaaatctaattaaaaaaagaaagtatgcGATTGTCATTGCAAGGgagaattaattaataatattattttcagaccaaattataaaataatattgccTTTTAATTTCCTTGAGTactgtttaatatatatatatatatatatatatatatatatatatatatatatatatatatataaatacacatacatatatacatatatacagtgggtatggaaactattcagacccccttaaatttttcactctgttatattgcagccatttgctaaaattcctttttcttcctcattaatatacacgaaacaccccatattgaccgaAAAATACAgagttgttgaaatttttgcagatttattaaaaaagaaaaactgaaatatcacacagccataagtattcagaccctttgctgtgacactcatatttaactcgggtgctgtcaaattcttctgatcatccttgaaatggttgtacaccttcattggagtccagctgtgtttgattatattgattggagttgattaggaaagccacacccttgtctatataagaccttacagctcacactgcatgtcagagcaaatgagaatcatgaggtcaaaggaactgcctgaagagctcagagacagaattgtgggaaggcacagatctggcccaggttacaaaacaattctgctgcacttaaggtcccTAAGAGCACCGAGGCCTCCATAATCTTTaattggaagacatttgggacaatcagaacccttcctagagctgcccgtccggccaaactgagcaatcgtgGTGAAAGagcctttgtgagagaggtaaagaagaacccaaagatcattgtggctgagctccagagatgcagtcaggagatgggaaaaagttctagaaggtcaaccatcactgcaaccctccaccagtctgggctttatggcagagtggctcgacggaagcctctcctcagtgcaagacacatgaaagcctgcatgcaGTTTGCTAaataaacacctgaaggactcctagacggtgagaaataagattctttggtctgatgagaccaagatagaactttttggctttaattctaagcggaatgtgtgaagaaaaccaggcactgctaatcacctgtccaataaagtcccgatagtgaagcatggtggtggcagcataatgctgtgggggtgtttttcagctgcgggGACAGGACgattggttgcaatcgaaggaaagatgaatgcggccaagtacaggggtatcctggacgaaaaccttctccagagtgcccaGGACCTCAAACTGGGTCGAacgttcaccttccaacaagacaatgaccctaagcacacagctaaagaaacgaaggagtggcttcagaacaactcagtgactgttcttgaatggcccggcCAGAGCCTTGActaggtttaagtcagggctctggcatctctggagagacctgaaattggctgtccaccaactttCACCATCCAACTTGACAAAACTGGAGTGGATCtgcaatggcagaggatccccaaattcaggtgtgaaaaaccccaaaaagactcatggctgtattagctcaaaagggtgcttctactaactactgagcaaagggtctgaatacttatggctgtgtgatgtttcagtttttcttttttaataaatatgcaaacatttcaacaattaaatttttatctgtcaatatgaggtgctgtgtgtacagtaatgaggaaataaaattaaattattttagcaaatggctgcaatataacaaagagtgaaaaattcaagagggtttgaatactttccatacccgctgtatatatatatctatatatatatatctctatatatatagatatatatatatatagatatatatatagatatatatatatatagattatgGTCTTACTGAGCTTTGTTGTGCTGTTTGTAGGAGCACTTTCAATAAGTGTGTGTTGCAATTACTGAGCTGGGGTAGCTGTCAAGCTAATTGAGTTAATACTGTAGCCCTGCTGTGTTaagcttgatttttcacgattttgaagcctcattttacatgatgttttttaatcattcaaatttggcaggtttGCTAACTGTAGTGTCTTTACAGGGACATTAGGCACAAAATATTCATCTTTGCTGAATTGCATTTATTGTCAGTTGTGACTAATACATTTGTGGGCTGCGTTCAGCTGGAATGACctcatgtatgtaaaatattagTCAGGTGTGACACAGTGTGtacacagcagcagcagtggaGAACCAAAGTGGCAGACTAAATCTGGCTCACCCTGAGTGTTTTGGAAGTAGTGCCTCCACAAGGGACGAATCTTGTCCTGGCCGCCAACGTCCCACACAGTGAAGCTGATGTTCTTGTACTCCACTGTCTCAACGTTGAAGCCTGAACAAGAGGAAATGATAAAAGAGTGTCACAAGCTGGATTCagtcatagattttttttcttcagtggtTCTTGCCTTACACACCGATTGTGGGAATGGTGGTGACGATCTCGCCGAGCTTCAGCTTATAAAGGATGGTGGTTTTCCCAGCGGCATCCAGCCCCACCATGAGGATCCTCATCTCCTTTTTCCCTATCAGGCTCTTCAACAGGTTTCCAAAGATGTTGCCCATGACGACCGCCGGCTCACTCCTCAACTGCAACAGAACTATGAGACGAGGAACTGTTAAAGACCACTTCAGCAAGTACGAcggaaaatcaaaacaaacagtgaACCACACATTTAGAATGTCTAGACCACACAAGAAAACGTGGTGAGGACACTGTGGCTCTTAAAAAACAACTCTGAACATTATTACTCTGTTACACGGCTAAGCCACCTCAGAAGAAAGCcagtaaaagtgtttcacactTCAGAAGGCAGCTGACCTGTAAGGCGCTGTAAGGGACCAAGTAGCCCGGTGGAGAAATCAGTCACAATGCTGCGATTTTCATGTGGTGCCAAATAACCACTTTTTAAGCTACTGGCTGGTAcaaacagaggtgggtagagtagccaaatattgtcctCAAGTAATAGTGCTGTTACTTAATAATAtgactgaagtaaaagtaaaaagtaaaagtaaaaagtcgtcttcaaaatatttacttgagtaagagtaagaaagtactcagtgaaaaaactactcaagtaaagagtaacttgtcaGTCACttctgatttaatttttttttaaaatcagcgcatgaacatcaaataaaaaaacaattataataataatatatgggagtggCTACGTGCGTGGTCATCTGACCGCCTTGTGTCGTCTgcttggtgaattggagtcaaatggcATTagtgagcggcacggtggacgactggctagagcgtcagcctcacagttctgaagagcggggttcaatccccggccccgcctgtgtggagtttgcatgttctccccgtgcctgcgtgggttttctccgggcacaccagtttcctcccacatcccaaaaacatgcattaattggagactctaaattgaccgtaagtgtgactgtgagtgcgaattgttgtttgtttgtttgtatgtgccctgtgattggctggcgaccagttcagggtgtatcatgtgcccgatgatagctgggatagtttccagcacgcccgcgaccctagtgaggagaggtggttcggaaaatggatggatggatgacattagtgatcccgtttgattggagcaacgggcaccctatgcggaagtcgtagatggagtctaaaaatagacacgcacacccaagaatgaataaataaaagtagaaaacggcatgtcgatcattgtaacggagtgaaagtatcgatccttattcacataaatactcaagtaaaagtaaaattgaTGCTGGTGGGCGGAGCCTGCTGCTGCTCATCTGTGGCAGTTACATCCCTTTCATATTCGGTTGTCGctgtaatcatttttatttcccaGGTGACTGATAGTACTGATAGTAGTATAATACTTACTTTGTTTACTTGTATCCCGTCACACATAAGTAGTTCTGTTTCCCGTTGTTGTATGTTCAGTCCATGTGTAGGATTATTTCGGTTGTTTTGCTAATGTGTAGATGTgattctgctgctgctcagtGGGAGGGCAACTATTTTAGTGAGATACATGACCGTGGGCCACCCCAAAATACTGACCAAAAATCCTATACTGTAAACTCACAACAttacattaggcacacctgcaaaTTAGGCACATAATGTAAGTTAATAATAATCAGTATTAATTGAAACTGTCCAATTCACAGTTATATTTATTAAACAATACATTACTGATAGTGGCTGTATAGGTTACACAATGGTGGTACACTAAACTTTATCACTGAGAGCTTTTGCCCCTCTCATGCTTACAGCCAAAATATACGACTTCCTTGCAGTGCATGTTCACTGCATGACAACTATTAAACTTTTATAACTGAAtgataattaaatacaatattgaaCATATACGCTACTTAAATAAATATGTCCGAGTGGCAGAgctacaaacaaatacaaaagaatTTAGTGCAGTCTCCAAAGAGACCATTAAAAAGcaccatgagaaaaaaaaaaaaagatacattaattTCATGATGCTCAGGGTATTGGGGTTCATTGCGGGACTGCTGCATTGTGCTGCAGTCGCTTCAGGCGCGTGTGCCTAATCAATTGGCCCGCGAGAGatcaatgatgatgatggcgaTGATGAGAATGAAGCAGGCGCCACACATTAAAATCCAATCTAGCCTAATCaaattaaagtatttttatgtacCCCCTAATATGTGGGTGTTCTGCAATCGCTGCATAGAGTCGCGTCTAGCATACCGGCCTGTCGTCGATTAAAGAACGTCCATTCagctatgtatttttaaaaaacaaaaaacaaaaacgaagtCAAATCGGAGAGACATCTGCTCGTGTAAATGATTGAGCATTTTCCCGTTGGCATTTCAGCCGCACTTACCCGTCAACGGGAGGCTGCCAGCTGGACGCAGGCGAGAGTCAGGCTTGTCGGAGGTCTCGCGATGACACATGATCTTAATCTCGCGGTATTTGGGTAGTCGCGCATATCTGCAGTCAGGCAGCAGTACAAAAACACACTCAGTGCCGAATGTAGCGTCTCTTTGCAAAGTGGTAACAcctttttcagttttcattaCATGTGACAATTTCTTCAGTTTTATACGATTTTAGTGAGACAGATAATTCAACATGTGCGCTGATACAGCAATAAACCGAACCGTTGTGACACAAACATAGTCTAAAGGCAAACTTGCTTGAATAATTAACACAGGGATTGGACCCTTGCgagaataaaatggatggattgtctTAATAAATAAGTAAACTGTAATAGGATGCTCTGCTACTGCTCCCATTTT from the Phycodurus eques isolate BA_2022a chromosome 1, UOR_Pequ_1.1, whole genome shotgun sequence genome contains:
- the arf3a gene encoding ADP-ribosylation factor 3a, yielding MGNIFGNLLKSLIGKKEMRILMVGLDAAGKTTILYKLKLGEIVTTIPTIGFNVETVEYKNISFTVWDVGGQDKIRPLWRHYFQNTQGLIFVVDSNDRERVNEAREELMRMLAEDELRDAVLLVFANKQDLPNAMNAAEITDKLGLHSLRHRNWYIQATCATSGDGLYEGLDWLANQLKNKK